A stretch of Anoplopoma fimbria isolate UVic2021 breed Golden Eagle Sablefish chromosome 4, Afim_UVic_2022, whole genome shotgun sequence DNA encodes these proteins:
- the hvcn1 gene encoding voltage-gated hydrogen channel 1, with translation MARYLGYFSTVGDVQPVQWDEEELHVNSEELSPATGLVPTTLTFRASLQRLYGSDHFQVLVVCLVILDAIFVLAELLIDLAVIELEEHHLAPEVFHYLSLALLTFFMVELVGKLFAYRLEFFQHKFEMFDGLVVVLSFVLDIVFIFHEDAFDGMGLLILLRLWRVARIINGILVSVKTRAHQKIHKLKESYDHLVQRVTELQERSDKLEKENQELQALLKKNSIDF, from the exons ATGGCTCGGTACCTGGGCTACTTCAGCACTGTGGGCGATGTGCAGCCGGTGCAGTGGGACGAAGAAGAGCTGCACGTGAACAGCGAGGAGCTGAGTCCGGCCACCGGCCTGGTACCAACAACGCTGACCTTTAGGGCTTCGCTGCAGAGGCTCTATGGCTCTGATCATTTCCAG GTGTTGGTGGTGTGTTTAGTAATCCTGGATGCCATCTTTGTTCTGGCGGAGCTGCTCATCGATCTGGCTGTGATAGAGTTGGAAGAACACCACCTTGCTCCTGAG GTGTTCCACTATCTGAGCCTGGCTCTTCTCACATTCTTCATGGTGGAGCTGGTTGGTAAGCTGTTCGCTTACCGCCTGGAGTTCTTTCAACACAAGTTTGAGATGTTTGATGGCTTGGTGGTCGTGCTTTCCTTCGTGTTGGACATTGTCTTCATCTTCCATGAGGACGCCTTTGATGGGATGGGTCTCCTGATCCTGCTGCGACTCTGGAGGGTTGCCAGAATTATCAATG GTATCTTGGTGTCAGTGAAAACTCGTGCACACCAGAAGATTCATAAGCTGAAGGAGAGCTATGACCACCTTGTTCAAAGAGTCACGGAGCTACAGGAGCGCAGTGATAAACTG GAAAAAGAGAACCAGGAACTGCAAGCCCTCCTGAAGAAGAACAGCATAGACTTCTAA